In Drosophila simulans strain w501 chromosome X, Prin_Dsim_3.1, whole genome shotgun sequence, one DNA window encodes the following:
- the LOC6725441 gene encoding GPI transamidase component PIG-T, which produces MYPVAFVLLLLVAFNAGANLGRDDERFHEELVVRPLSGDHVNTYFQFTTRWHYGEKDNLYHTQLTPRVIAELLQQFAVKELHIGLTQGLWRYETWGYPIVEATSGAEMWAWFSGANLTNRDVDSQWKALANVFSGVLCASLNFVDNTNSIAPRHLIRPQFMPANGQRFVRYATLPREIVCTENLTPWKKLLPCGSASGFASLLNSGHVHNTKYHSLGLKVRVLCEDHDEDNCIVELTQTANLVYDLRLFELSNNDFSLRRLFGMGLNGYCELAESSKIYVQRNELGERYQLVPEPVHEVKTTRGGHSVVYSVYDMHEQFKEAGERLFNVAWLAPKSANRRRNLAKPSLPPVTVHRYLLGHGQERGRIVTEVTNSHYDALPIMLQEVIPWYVHAYLHTLSIRRKPQRINEYGRQRLPFKLLHYTPGKQRELPSHLEIGFMLPGQTSALISIDVDYLLLKWLEYPPDANHGHYIGSAIVSSQLPMGRNYSALPPEGHLFEHSFNATRPSYVLSLHTEALIVSLPTPDFSMPYNVICLACTVVALAFGPIHSVATKMIIVGRQTSTPKNFVKKIFNQVFRRGKAADEAAAEGEGLPAAGAAASDATGVASARPAISPGSPSGDQPLLEDLDEEEEEQD; this is translated from the exons ATGTATCCGGTGGCGTTTGTCTTGCTGCTCCTGGTTGCATTTAATGCCGGCGCGAATTTGGGACGCGATGACGAACGATTCCACGAGGAGCTAGTGGTTCGTCCATTGTCCGGCGACCATGTCAACACCTACTTTCAGTTCACCACGCGCTGGCACTACGGCGAAAAGGATAATC TTTACCACACCCAATTGACGCCGCGAGTAATTgcggagctgctgcagcagtttGCGGTGAAGGAGCTGCACATTGGCCTGACCCAAGGACTGTGGCGCTACGAGACATGGGGCTATCCCATTGTGGAGGCAACCAGCGGTGCCGAGATGTGGGCGTGGTTCAGTGGCGCAAATCTGACCAACCGCGATGTGGATAGCCAGTGGAAGGCGTTGGCCAACGTGTTCTCGGGCGTGTTGTGCGCCTCGTTGAATTTCGTCGACAATACGAATAGCATTGCACCGAGGCACCTGATCCGTCCACAATTTATGCCAGCCAATGGCCAGAGATTCGTTCGCTACGCCACACTGCCGCGTGAGATCGTGTGCACGGAGAACCTGACGCCGTGGAAGAAACTACTGCCATGTGGCAGTGCCTCAGGCTTTGCCTCACTTCTCAACTCGGGTCATGTGCACAACACCAAGTACCATTCGCTGGGATTGAAGGTGCGCGTGCTCTGCGAGGATCACGATGAGGACAACTGCATTGTGGAGCTGACGCAGACGGCCAACTTGGTCTACGATCTCCGCCTGTTCGAGCTGAGCAACAATGATTTCTCGCTGCGCCGCCTGTTCGGCATGGGACTGAATGGCTACTGTGAGCTGGCCGAGAGCTCCAAGATCTATGTGCAGCGCAACGAGCTGGGCGAGCGCTATCAGCTGGTTCCGGAACCCGTGCACGAGGTGAAGACCACGCGTGGTGGGCATAGTGTCGTCTACTCCGTCTACGATATGCACGAGCAGTTCAAGGAGGCCGGCGAACGGCTGTTTAATGTCGCCTGGTTGGCGCCAAAGAGCGCAAATCGTCGTCGTAATCTGGCGAAGCCATCGCTGCCACCGGTGACGGTTCATCGCTATCTATTGGGGCACGGCCAGGAGCGCGGCAGGATCGTTACGGAGGTGACGAACTCGCACTACGACGCCCTGCCCATAATGCTGCAGGAGGTGATACCGTGGTATGTGCACGCCTATTTGCACACCCTTTCCATACGCCGCAAGCCGCAGCGGATCAACGAATACGGACGCCAGCGACTGCCCTTCAAGCTGCTCCACTATACGCCCGGCAAGCAGAGGGAACTGCCGTCCCATCTGGAAATTGGCTTCATGCTGCCCGGCCAGACATCGGCGCTGATAAGCATCGATGTGGATTATCTGCTGCTCAAATGGCTGGAGTATCCGCCGGATGCGAATCACGGCCACTACATCGGCTCGGCCATCGTGTCCAGCCAACTGCCGATGGGCAGAAACTACAGCGCTCTGCCGCCGGAGGGGCATCTCTTCGAGCATTCGTTCAATGCGACACGGCCGAGTTATGTGCTCAGTTTGCACACGGAAGCGCTGATTGTCTCGCTGCCCACGCCGGACTTCAGCATGCCGTACAATGTGATCTGTCTCGCGTGCACAGTGGTTGCCCTGGCCTTCGGACCCATACACAGTGTGGCCACCAAGATGATCATTGTCGGTCGTCAGACGTCGACGCCGAAGAACTTTGTTAAGAAGATCTTCAACCAGGTTTTCCGGCGCGGCAAGGCCGCCGATGAGGCAGCAGCCGAGGGCGAAGGATTGCcagcggcaggagcagcagcatcggaTGCAACTGGAGTTGCATCGGCGAGACCCGCGATATCGCCAGGCAGTCCATCGGGCGACCAGCCGCTGCTGGAGGATctcgacgaggaggaggaggagcaggactAG
- the LOC27206572 gene encoding uncharacterized protein LOC27206572 isoform X1 → MCDNAVQSAASAARSSDTPPLWICEQRLKFKEARQPVVLKIKRLSHDDSTCTSKARVCLSQDESDVISCKEQLHHNHSHRVKRPKADESSTTEAIIGSKTSKGLAQ, encoded by the exons ATGTGTGACAACGCGGTTCAGTCTGCCGCCAGCGCGGCCCGAAGCAGTG ATACTCCACCGCTCTGGATATGCGAACAAAGATTAAAATTCAAGGAGGCTCGACAGCCAGTTGTGTTGAAAATCAAGAGGCTATCGCATGATGATTCCACCTGCACGAGCAAAGCGCGTGTGTGCTTATCGCAGGACGAGAGTGACGTCATCTCCTGCaaggagcaactgcatcatAATCATAGCCACAGAGTGAAGAGACCGAAAGCAGATGAAAGCTCAACGACAGAAGCAATAATCGGGAGCAAAACTTCCAAAGGTTTGGCACA ATAA
- the LOC27206572 gene encoding cysteine-rich perinuclear theca protein 1 isoform X2, with protein MLFATHTRSTFSPLCGAAQVVSQQQTRNKSSKTVEVYRDASKNLSFDVVSVRCSSCCCCYCCCCSCCCYCRCCLTFL; from the coding sequence ATGCTCTTCGCCACACACACGCGGTCAACGTTTTCTCCGCTTTGTGGCGCCGCGCAAGTTGTGTCGCAGCAGCAAACACGCAATAAAAGTTCAAAAACAGTTGAAGTATACCGCGACGCGAGTAAAAATCTTTCCTTCGACGTCGTCTCTGTTCGTTgtagtagttgttgttgctgctactgctgttgttgttcttgttgctgctactgccgctgctgcttaACGTTTCTATAG